The Pseudophryne corroboree isolate aPseCor3 chromosome 10, aPseCor3.hap2, whole genome shotgun sequence DNA segment ATACCCACCACCAGTgctcttcctactacacaattacccacCACCACTAGCACTCTTCCTACTACACGATTACCCACCACCACAAGCACCACCAccactcttcctactacacaattaccTACCACCACCAgcactcttcctactacacaaaTACCCACCACCAGTgctcttcctactacacaattacccactatcagcactcttcctactacacaattacccacAACCAGCACCAtcactcttcctactacacaattacccaccaccaccactcttcctactacacaattacccacCACCATCACTACTCTTCCTACTACACAAATACCCACCACAACCAccactcttcctactacacaattacccaccaccaccaccactcttcctactacacaattacccaccaccaccagcaatcttcctactacacaattacccaccagcactcttcctactacacaattacccaccagcactcttcctactacacaattacacaccaccaccacccttcCTACTACACAAATACCCACCACCAGTgctcttcctactacacaattacccaccaccagcactcttcctactacacaattacccaccaccaccagcactcttcctactacacaaaTACCCACTACCAGTgctcttcctactacacaattacccactatcagcactcttcctactacacaattacccaccaccaccagcaccactcttcctactacacaattacccaccaccaccactactcttcctactacacaaatacccaccaccaccaccactcttcctactacacaattacccaccaccaccactcttcctactacacaattacccaccaccaccacacttcCTACTACACAAATACCCACCACCAGTgctcttcctactacacaattacccaccaccactagcactcttcctactacacaattaTCCACCACCATAAGCACCACCAccactcttcctactacacaattaccTACCACCACCAgcactcttcctactacacaaaTACCCACCACCAGTgctcttcctactacacaattacGCACTATCAgcactcttcctactacacaattaaacaccaccaccaccagcaccatcactcttcctactacacaattacccaccaccaccactcttcctactacacaattacccaccaccatcactactcttcctactacacaagtacccaccaccaccaccaccaccactcttcctactacacaattacccaccaccaccaccaccgctcttcctactacacaattacccaccaccaccagcactcttcctactacacaattacccaccaccaccactcttcctactacacaattacccaccaccatcactactcttcctactacacaaacacccaccaccactcttcctactacacaattacccaccaccaccaccaccactcttcctactacacaattacccagcaccaccagcactcttcctactacacaattacccacCATTACCAccactcttcctactacacaattacccaccagcactcttcctactacacaattacccaccagcactcttcctactacacaattacacaccaccaccaccaccacacttcCTACTACACAAATACCCACCACCAGTgctcttcctactacacaattacccacaaccagcactcttcctactacacaattacccacCACCACCAGCACTCTTTCTACTACACAAATACCCACCACCAGTGCTCTTCCTACTACAAAATTACCCACTATCAgcactcttcctactacacaattacccaccaccaccaccagcaccatcactcttcctactacacaattacccaccaccaccaccactcttcctactacacaattaTCCACCACCACtactcttcctactacacaattacccaccaccaccactcttcctactacacaattacccTCCACCACCACACTTCCTACTACACAAATACCCACCACCAGTgctcttcctactacacaattacccacCACCACTAGCACTCTTCCTACTGCACAATTATCCACCACCATAAGCACCACCAccactcttcctactacacaattacATACCACCACCAgcactcttcctactacacaaaTACCCACCACCAGTgctcttcctactacacaattacccactatcagcactcttcctactacacaattaAACACCACTACCACCAGCACCAtcactcttcctactacacaattacccaccaccaccactcttcctactacacaattacccaccaccatcactactcttcctactacacaagtacccaccaccaccaccaccactcttcctactacacaattacccaccaccaccaccaccgctcttcctactacacaattacccaccaccaccagcactcttcctactacacaattacccaccaccaccactcttcctactacacaattacccacCACCATCACTGCTCTTCCTACTACACAAATACCCACCAccactcttcctactacacaattacccaccaccaccaccaccaccactcttcctactacacaattacccagcaccaccagcactcttcctactacacaattacccaccactaccaccactcttcctactacacaattacccaccagcactcttcctactacacaattacccaccagcactcttcctactacacaattacacaccaccaccaccaccaccacacttcCTACTACACAAATACCCACCACCAGTgctcttcctactacacaattacccacaaccagcactcttcctactacacaattacccacCACCACCAGCACTCTTTCTACTACACAAATACCCACCACCAGTGCTCTTCCTACTACAAAATTACCCACTATCAgcactcttcctactacacaattacccaccaccaccaccagcaccatcactcttcctactacacaattacccaccaccaccaccactcttcctactacacaattaTCCACCACCACTACTCTTCCTACTACACAAATACCCACCAccactcttcctactacacaattacccaccaccaccactcttcctactacacaattacccaccaccaccacacttcCTACTACACAAATACCCACCACCAGTgctcttcctactacacaattacccaccaccactagcactcttcctactacacaattacccaccaccacaagcaccaccaccactcttcctactacacaattaccTACCACCAGTAgcactcttcctactacacaaaTACCCACCACCAGTGCTCTTCCTACTTCACAATTACCCACTATCAgcactcttcctactacacaattacccaccaccaccaccagcaccatcactcttcctactacacaattacccaccaccagtactcttcctactacacaattacccaccaccatcactactcttcctactacacaaatacccaccaccactcttcctactacacaattacccaccaccaccactcttcctactacacaattacccaccaccaccagcactcttcctactacacaattacccaccaccatcactactcttcctactacacaaatacccaccaccactcttcctactacacaattacccaccaccaccactcttcctactacacaattacccaccaccaccagcactcttcctactacacaattacccaccaccatcactactcttcctactacacaaatacccaccaccactcttcctactacacaattacccaccaccaccaccaccaccactcttcctactacacaattacccTCTACCACCAgcactcttcctactacacaattacccaccactaccaccactcttcctactacacaattacccaacagcactcttcctactacacaattacacaccaccaccaccaccaccacacttcCTACTACACAAATACACACCACCAGTgctcttcctactacacaattacccaccaccagcactcttcctactacacaattacccaccaccaccagcactcttcctactacacaattacccaccaccaccaccaccacacttcCTACTACACAAATACCCATCTCCACCACCACCACTCTTCCTACTACACATTTACCCACCAGCACTATCACTTttcctactacacaattacccaccaccactcttcctactacacaattacccaACACCACCAGCACTCTTCCTACTACACAGTTACCTATTACCAACACCACCAGCACTCTTCCTACTACACAGTTACCTACCACCAgcactcttcctactacacaattacccacCACCACCAGCACACTTTATACTACACAGTTACCTACCACCAGCACCACCAGCACTCTTCTTACTACACAATTACCTACTACCTTCACTCTTCCTACTACACAGCTACATACCACCAgcactcttcctactacacaattaccAACCACCACCAGCACTCTTCctattacacagttacataccACCAGCACCACCAGTGCTCTTCCTACTACACAGTTACATACCACCAGTGTTCTTCCTACTACACAGTTACCCACCACCAGTGCTCTTCCTTCTACACAGTtacccatcaccaccaccaccaccacacttcctactacacaattacccacCACCACCATACTCcctactacacaattacccacCATCAGCAGCACTCTTTCTATGACACAAttatccaccaccaccaccaccactcttcctactacacaatcACCGACCACCAGtactcttcctactacacaattacccaccaccagcattcttcctactacacaattacccacCACCACCACTTTTCTAACTACACAATTACCCACCACCGCCACTCTTCTTACTACAAAGGTTCCTTCCACCAGTgctcttcctactacacaattacccaccaccagcactcttcctactacacaattacccaccaccaccagcactcttcctactacacaaaTACCCACCACCAGTgctcttcctactacacaattacccaccaccactagcactcttcctactacacaattacccaccaccacaagcaccaccaccactcttcctactacacaattaccTACCACCAGCAgcactcttcctactacacaaaTACCCACCACCAGTGCTCTTCCTACTTCACAATTACCCACTATCAgcactcttcctactacacaattacccaccaccaccaccagcgccatcactcttcctactacacaattacccaccaccagtactcttcctactacacaattacccaccaccatcactactcttcctactacacaaatacccaccaccactcttcctactacacaattacccaccaccaccactcttcctactacacaattacccaccaccaccagcactcttcctactacacaattacccaccaccatcactactcttcctactacacaaatacccaccaccactcttcctactacacaattacccaccaccaccactcttcctactacacaattacccaccaccaccagcactcttcctactacacaattacccaccaccatcactactcttcctactacacaaatacccaccaccactcttcctactacacaattacccaccaccaccaccactcttcctactacacaattacccTCTACCACCAgcactcttcctactacacaattatccaccactaccaccactcttcctactacacaattacccacCAGCACTTttcctactacacaattacccaacagcactcttcctactacacaattacacaccaccaccaccacacttcTTACTACACAAATACACACCACCAGTgctcttcctactacacaattacccaccaccagcactcttcctactacacaattacccaccaccaccagcactcttcctactacacaattacccaccaccaccaccaccactcttcctactacacaaaTACCCATCTCCACCACCACCACTCTTCCAACTACACATTTACCCACCAGCACTATCACTTTTCCTACTGCACAATTACCCACCAccactcttcctactacacaattacccaACACCACCAGCACTCTTCCTACTACACAGTTACCTATTACCAACACCACCAGCACTCTTCCTACTACACAGTTACCTACCACCAgcactcttcctactacacaattacccacCACCACCAGCACACTTTATACTACACAGTTACCTACCACCAGCACCACCAGCACTCTTCTTACTACACAATTACCTACTACCTTCACTCTTCCTACTACACAGCTACATACCACCAgcactcttcctactacacaattaccAACCACCACCAGCACTCTTCCTATTACACAATTACATACCACCAGCACCACCAGTGCTCTTCCTACTACACAGTTACATACCACCAGTGTTCTTCCTACTACACAGTTACCCGCCACCAGTGCTCTTCCTTCTACACAGTtacccatcaccaccaccaccacacttcCTACTACACAAATACCcatctccaccaccaccaccactcttcCTACTACACATTTACCCACCAGCACTATCACTTttcctactacacaattacccaccaccactcttcctactacacaattacccaACACCACCAGCACTCTTCCTACTACACAGTTACCTATTACCAACACCACCAGCACTCTTCCTACTACACAGTTACCTACCACCAgcactcttcctactacacaattacccacCACCACCAGCACACTTTATACTACACAGTTACCTACCACCAGCACCACCAGCACTCTTCTTACTACACAATTACCTACTACCAGCACTCTTCCTACTACACAGCTACATACCACCAgcactcttcctactacacaattaccAACCACCACCAGCACTCTTCctattacacagttacataccACCAGCACCACCAGTGCTCTTCCTACTACACAGTTACATACCACCAGTGTTCTTCCTACTACACAGTTACCCACCATCAGTGCTCTTTCTTCTACACAGTtacccatcaccaccaccaccacacttcctactacacaattacccacCACCACCATACTCcctactacacaattacccacCATCAGCAGCACTCTTTCTTTGACACAATTATCCACCACCAccactcttcctactacacaatcACCGACCACCAGtactcttcctactacacaattacccaccaccagcactcttcctactacacaattacccacCACCACCACTTTTCTAACTACACAATTACCCACCACCGCCACTCTTCTTACTACAAAGTTTCCTTCCACCAGTGTTCTTCCTACTACACAGttactcaccaccaccaccactctacTTACTACACAATTACCGACCACCACCAtcactcttcctaatacacagttaCTTACCACCGGCGTTCTTCCTACTACACAGTTACCTACAACCAGCAATCTTCCTACTACACAGTTACCTTCCACCAGCACTCTTTTTACTACACAGTTAATCACCATCACCACTACTCTTCCTACTACACAGTTACTCACCACTACCACTGttcctactacacaattacccatcaccaccaccactctTCCTACTACACTGTTACCTACTACCAGTGCTCTTCCTACTACACAGCTACCTACCACCAGCAATCTTCCTACTGCACAGCTACCTACCATCAGCAATCTTCCTACTACACAGTTACCTACCACCAGCGATCTTTCTACTATACAGTTACCTACCACCAGCAATCTACCTACTACACAGTTACCTACAACCAGTGCTGATCCTACTACGCAGTTCTACCGCATTACCACATCAACTACTGATAAGCATGGTACGTCttgtaggttttttgttttttaacaagTGTGTTCTTTATTTATTAGCAGAATAAATGCATTGCTGTAGACTTCTAAAGTTTTGACTATTTGCAAACTTATAATGCACCAATATATTTAAAGTTAGGAATAGAGGAAAGCTAGCTCAATTATGATTGCAGCATTTAAATACTTTGATATACACCACAATTTCGTGTTCTCATACATCAGGCACATACTGTGGATGCTGCCTTGCAGATGTGTATACAATATATGCAGcactcaaactgcacaaaatgcTCCTATTTGgagatacacaaacacatacacacatatatatatatatatatatatatatatattttttttttttttttatatatatatatatatttttgttttttattgatCTCTATCGACAAGGGATCCgctctgtgtagaagcttgccctACTTGTTTATATTAGTACTATTATCTTGGTTAATTGACATAAAGActaactgatagatatatatatatatatatatatatatatatatataaagaacaataaaataaaaacatcagtAGTAATCaataagagcgcactaagggattatattattttatatatatatatgaacaaacaATACGTTTTACCTTCATCCCGTTCTATACTGTGGCTGCGCCTCAAAAAACCCTCCCACTAGCAGAGGGTCAGAAAAGACAACAGATAAAAACAGTATTATGAGGGCGCTCAATATGAATATTTACCAAACCTTTGACCAAGAGAAGGCTAATCTCAAGagcaaattatttaataaatttgTCATAAAACAGAATTCAATAAAACAATTCCACATCAACCATCATACAGTTCAATCAATTTTGGATGGTGACTTTCAtataacccaacgcatttcgtcctctacggacttcatcaggggtgtggaCTTCCGCTGGATTTTTTAAAATACAAATGGAGGAAAAAGAGGAAAGTAAAGAATACATAAAAGATTTCAATGAGTTACAGCAAAATAAATATTTGAAACACGGTATAATAGATATTTATATAATCATATTATGCATTAAAAGGAACTATTCAATACATCCACTAAACTTTTATAGTTTCATAACCAACATCAGATTCATTATTTTTAGTACATTGAAGGAATAACATGCCTCTCCATTGGCACAAAAACAGGCACACCAATATTAGAATTCTGAATAGTGTTATATGTTAGAAGCAAAAGGACAACAAACCTTTGTTAATAGATTTGTGATTTATAtacatttctattttttatttatttatttatctttacatTAATTCCATCATGTGCTTACTTACATGTCAGTTTCCAACAAGGTGATCAAACACACGTGATTCTGGGATTGTCCCTTTAAAtaacctatatatactgtacatagggtgACCATTATTTCTGTCATATTGATAAGCCTAAAAACTATCTTAATATAATAAAATTTAGTTTACTTACTCCAGTATTGAGACTGGTGGATAAACCACCTAGAGATAATAGTTCCAATTCCTAGCGTGGAATCTGTTATTATATACTCCCGCTACTAAGGAATATCATCAAAAACTTCTTCCCATATACTGGTACAGTTCCTACTATAAAGCCTATAAGTGAAATTAATAATCAGCATCTAGTAGTAATATTGTGCACTTAATTTATTAAATAATGAGTGAGACTTACTTAATAATTATGTGAGACTTACTTAAATATTGATTTAGTGAAATTTAGTTTAATCAAAGGAGAGTGAAACTTACTTAATATTGAGTTCGTGAATCTCAATCCATATGGAAGTATTTCAGGGAATCACAAAATTTTTCCAACTGTAAAAATGAATTATTATCCAATCAATATTGATGATAGTTTATAAAGGGGTTAAAATCTAAGTGATATAATAAACTTACTGAAAAAGTTTATAAGAATATTATAATTGAAGTGATAAAATAAACTTACTAGGAGAGATCCGTCCTTGTGTATGCTCCTTCCTTCCAAAAAAGCAAGTGACCCAGGGAGAAATTTACCCACCTATTTATACCACTAAGGTATGACATAATTTCCTCTCATTAGGGGCAAATTGGTCCAATTAACCTAATGGAATCTAATTTTGGATATGTGTACTCTTCTCTACACTAATGAAATGTAATGAGCCTCCAATTAGTGTACAAGTGTCCCTTTTGTTTATAAATGTATCCCTTTTATTTTAGGAGCTTAATTAATGACAGGATGACATAATTTCCTCCCTGCGTTCCAACACGTTTCTAGGTGGAACGCACGGGCCATCGGCCATCATTTTGGGCTCATGCGCTGTGAGGATGCTTAGCGTTCCACTGCTGGTTTCAGTGGAGCGCATCGTGGTCACCTTGCGGGCACACAAAGGATGGACATTGAGGCACTGTTGAGGCGGCTGGTGAGAGGGGGAGCTGGCGAGATGGGAGGTTAAGTTGCCTTGTAGTCCAGGTCCCGTAATCTACCGCCGATGACCCATGCGTTCCACCTAGAAACGTGTTGGAACGCAGGGAGGAAATTATGTCATCCTGTCATTAATTAAGCTCCTAAAATAAAAGGGATACATTTATAAACAAAAGGGACACTTGTACACTAATTGGAGGCTCATTACGTTTCATTATTGTAGAGAAGAGTACACATATCCAAAATTAGGTTTCATTAGGTTAATTGGACCAATTTGCCCCTAATGAGAGGAAATGATGTCATACCTTAGTGGTATAAATAGGTCGGTAAATTTCTCCCTGGGTCACTTGCTTTTTTGGAAGGAAGAAGCACACACAAGGACGGATCTCTCCTAGTAAATTTATTATATCACTTCAATTATAATATTCTTATAAACTTTTTCAGTAAGTTTATTATATCACTTAGATTTTAATACCTTTATAAACTATCATCAATATTGATTGGATAATAATTCATTTTTATAGTTGGAAACATTTTGTGATTCCCTGAAATACTTCCATATGGATTGAGATTCACGAACTCAATATTAAGTAAGTTTCACTCTCCTTTGACTGAACTAAATTTCActaattcaatatttaagtaagtcTCACATATTTATTAAGTAAGTCTCACTCATTATTGAATAAATTAAGTGCGCAATATCACTACTAGATACTGATTATTAATTTAACTTATAGGCTCTATAGTAGGAACTGTACCAGTATATTGGAAGAAGTTTTGATGATATTCCTTAGTAGCGGGAGTATATAATAACAGATTCCACGCTAGGAATTGGAACTATTATCACTAGGTGGTTTATCCACCAGTCTCAATACTGGAGTAAGTAAACTAAATTTTATTATAATAAGACAGTTTTTAGGCTTATCAATATGCCAGAAATAATGGTCACCCTATGTATATATAGGTTATTTAAAGGGACAATCCCATAATCACGTGCTTTTGATCACCTTGTTGGAAATTGACATGTAAGTAAGCACATGATGGAATTAatgtaaagataaataaataaataaaaaatagaaatatatataaatcacaAATCTATTCACAAAGGTTTGTTGTCCTTATGCTTTTAATATATAACACTATTTAGGATTCTAATATTGGTGTGCCTGTTTTTGTGCCAATGGAGAGGCATGTTATTCCTTCAATGTACTAAAAACAATGAATCTGATGTCAGTTATAAAACTATAAAAGTTTAGTGGATGTATTGAATAGTTCCTTTTTATGCATATGATTATATAAATATCTATTATACCgtgttttaaatatttattttgctGTAACTCATTGAAATCTTTTATGTATTCTTTACTTTCTTCTTTTTCCTCCATTTGTATTTTAAAAAACCAGCGGAAGtccacacccctgatgaagtccgttgaggacgaaacgtgttgggttataTGAAAGTCACCATCCAAAATTGATTGAACTGTATGATGGTTGATGTGGGACTGTTTTAATGAATTCTGTTTTTTGAcaaatttattaaataatttgctCTTAAGATTTGCCTTCCCTTGGTCAAAAGTTTGGTAATTATTCATATCGAGCACCCtcataatatactatatatatatatatatatatatatatatatttctctaacgtcctaagtggatgctggggactccgtaaggaccatggggaatagcggctccgcaggagactgggcacatctaaagaaagctttaggactatctggtgtgcactggctcctccccttatgaccctcctccaatcctcagttagatctctgtgcccgaacgagaagggtgcacactaggggctctcctgagcttcttagtgaaagttttagtttaggttttttattttcagtgagacctgctggcaacaggctcactgcatcgagggactaaggggagaagaagcgaactcacctgcgtgcagagtggattgggcttcttaggctactggacattagctccagagggacgatcacaggcccagcttggatgggtcccagagccgcgccgccggcccccttacagagccagaaggcagaagaggtccggaaaatcggcggcagaagacgtcctgtcttcaacaaggtagcgcacagcactgcagctgtgcgccattgctctcagcacacttcacacttcggtcactgagggtgcagggcgctgggtgggggcgccctgagacgcaataaaaacaccttggatggcaaaaaaaatgcatcacatatagctcctgggctatatggatgcatttaacccctgccaaaatacatagaaaaacgggggataaggccgccgataagggggcggagcctatctcctcagcacactggcgccattttccctcacagctccgttggagggaagctccctgtctctcccctgcagtcactacactacagaaagggttaaaaaagagaggggcgcactaattaggcgcagtattaactatacagcagctataaggggaaaaacacttatataaagttatccctgtatatatatagcgctctggggtgtgctggcaaactctccctctgtctccccaaagggctagtggggtcctgtcctctatcagagcattccctgtgtgtgtgctgtatgtcggtacttttgtgtcgacatgtatgaggagaaaaatgatgtggagac contains these protein-coding regions:
- the LOC134965143 gene encoding mucin-2-like → MALAFYVQGEIEHGHTSHRHGHVSEGHTTSHRMWSHGMPILSMVAKQSTWRKRPSDRRLVHQVICPSGICQKSQIASPSLFECPFAILPTKQNVSTELESFLLESPKYGPQPVIRASSDWALSDGGMQDGSISTNGTTVNTSELDSSTMESVTAESTTTFNINTTNTKIPTINNLNTTQLPTTSALPTTQLPTTSTLPTTQLPTTTTTLPITQIPTTSALPTTQLPTTTSALPTTQLPTTTSALPTTQLLTISTLPTTQLPTTTSTITLPTTQLPTTTTTLPTTQLPTTTSLPTTQLPTTTTLPTTQLPTTTTLPTTQIPTTSALPTTQLPTTTSTLPTTRLPTTTSTTTTLPTTQLPTTTSTLPTTQIPTTSALPTTQLPTISTLPTTQLPTTSTITLPTTQLPTTTTLPTTQLPTTITTLPTTQIPTTTTTLPTTQLPTTTTTLPTTQLPTTTSNLPTTQLPTSTLPTTQLPTSTLPTTQLHTTTTLPTTQIPTTSALPTTQLPTTSTLPTTQLPTTTSTLPTTQIPTTSALPTTQLPTISTLPTTQLPTTTSTTLPTTQLPTTTTTLPTTQIPTTTTTLPTTQLPTTTTLPTTQLPTTTTLPTTQIPTTSALPTTQLPTTTSTLPTTQLSTTISTTTTLPTTQLPTTTSTLPTTQIPTTSALPTTQLRTISTLPTTQLNTTTTSTITLPTTQLPTTTTLPTTQLPTTITTLPTTQVPTTTTTTTLPTTQLPTTTTTALPTTQLPTTTSTLPTTQLPTTTTLPTTQLPTTITTLPTTQTPTTTLPTTQLPTTTTTTLPTTQLPSTTSTLPTTQLPTITTTLPTTQLPTSTLPTTQLPTSTLPTTQLHTTTTTTLPTTQIPTTSALPTTQLPTTSTLPTTQLPTTTSTLSTTQIPTTSALPTTKLPTISTLPTTQLPTTTTSTITLPTTQLPTTTTTLPTTQLSTTTTLPTTQLPTTTTLPTTQLPSTTTLPTTQIPTTSALPTTQLPTTTSTLPTAQLSTTISTTTTLPTTQLHTTTSTLPTTQIPTTSALPTTQLPTISTLPTTQLNTTTTSTITLPTTQLPTTTTLPTTQLPTTITTLPTTQVPTTTTTTLPTTQLPTTTTTALPTTQLPTTTSTLPTTQLPTTTTLPTTQLPTTITALPTTQIPTTTLPTTQLPTTTTTTTLPTTQLPSTTSTLPTTQLPTTTTTLPTTQLPTSTLPTTQLPTSTLPTTQLHTTTTTTTLPTTQIPTTSALPTTQLPTTSTLPTTQLPTTTSTLSTTQIPTTSALPTTKLPTISTLPTTQLPTTTTSTITLPTTQLPTTTTTLPTTQLSTTTTLPTTQIPTTTLPTTQLPTTTTLPTTQLPTTTTLPTTQIPTTSALPTTQLPTTTSTLPTTQLPTTTSTTTTLPTTQLPTTSSTLPTTQIPTTSALPTSQLPTISTLPTTQLPTTTTSTITLPTTQLPTTSTLPTTQLPTTITTLPTTQIPTTTLPTTQLPTTTTLPTTQLPTTTSTLPTTQLPTTITTLPTTQIPTTTLPTTQLPTTTTLPTTQLPTTTSTLPTTQLPTTITTLPTTQIPTTTLPTTQLPTTTTTTTLPTTQLPSTTSTLPTTQLPTTTTTLPTTQLPNSTLPTTQLHTTTTTTTLPTTQIHTTSALPTTQLPTTSTLPTTQLPTTTSTLPTTQLPTTTTTTLPTTQIPISTTTTLPTTHLPTSTITFPTTQLPTTTLPTTQLPNTTSTLPTTQLPITNTTSTLPTTQLPTTSTLPTTQLPTTTSTLYTTQLPTTSTTSTLLTTQLPTTFTLPTTQLHTTSTLPTTQLPTTTSTLPITQLHTTSTTSALPTTQLHTTSVLPTTQLPTTSALPSTQLPITTTTTTLPTTQLPTTTILPTTQLPTISSTLSMTQLSTTTTTTLPTTQSPTTSTLPTTQLPTTSILPTTQLPTTTTFLTTQLPTTATLLTTKVPSTSALPTTQLPTTSTLPTTQLPTTTSTLPTTQIPTTSALPTTQLPTTTSTLPTTQLPTTTSTTTTLPTTQLPTTSSTLPTTQIPTTSALPTSQLPTISTLPTTQLPTTTTSAITLPTTQLPTTSTLPTTQLPTTITTLPTTQIPTTTLPTTQLPTTTTLPTTQLPTTTSTLPTTQLPTTITTLPTTQIPTTTLPTTQLPTTTTLPTTQLPTTTSTLPTTQLPTTITTLPTTQIPTTTLPTTQLPTTTTTLPTTQLPSTTSTLPTTQLSTTTTTLPTTQLPTSTFPTTQLPNSTLPTTQLHTTTTTLLTTQIHTTSALPTTQLPTTSTLPTTQLPTTTSTLPTTQLPTTTTTTLPTTQIPISTTTTLPTTHLPTSTITFPTAQLPTTTLPTTQLPNTTSTLPTTQLPITNTTSTLPTTQLPTTSTLPTTQLPTTTSTLYTTQLPTTSTTSTLLTTQLPTTFTLPTTQLHTTSTLPTTQLPTTTSTLPITQLHTTSTTSALPTTQLHTTSVLPTTQLPATSALPSTQLPITTTTTLPTTQIPISTTTTTLPTTHLPTSTITFPTTQLPTTTLPTTQLPNTTSTLPTTQLPITNTTSTLPTTQLPTTSTLPTTQLPTTTSTLYTTQLPTTSTTSTLLTTQLPTTSTLPTTQLHTTSTLPTTQLPTTTSTLPITQLHTTSTTSALPTTQLHTTSVLPTTQLPTISALSSTQLPITTTTTLPTTQLPTTTILPTTQLPTISSTLSLTQLSTTTTLPTTQSPTTSTLPTTQLPTTSTLPTTQLPTTTTFLTTQLPTTATLLTTKFPSTSVLPTTQLLTTTTTLLTTQLPTTTITLPNTQLLTTGVLPTTQLPTTSNLPTTQLPSTSTLFTTQLITITTTLPTTQLLTTTTVPTTQLPITTTTLPTTLLPTTSALPTTQLPTTSNLPTAQLPTISNLPTTQLPTTSDLSTIQLPTTSNLPTTQLPTTSADPTTQFYRITTSTTDKHAETTGYSTQAPPVYTKGPLSSQMATTSATTTPITDVSQLTTSTAPSTYTPTLPVYGTVSLIYVPLTPSPYLSYLSSSSASVSITPISVGEEQFCHELAGGKGEKLCCDFKPTVSATERLLV